A genomic window from Nicotiana sylvestris chromosome 11, ASM39365v2, whole genome shotgun sequence includes:
- the LOC104235687 gene encoding protein CURLY FLAG LEAF 2: MMAAEVSSLVRIMNSAGGGGLNESLSSSSSVNKSTVLITRDLLGGCRSLDSKELDLDLQVPSGWEKRLDLKSGKVYLQRCNSSNSSSTTMEQKQQNHQTVGKLQDLNFPPASKQPLNLFDEPNLDLKLLPSSSTSPSSSSYHSVCTLEKVKSALERAEKQTTRKRSISVSMSSSPTSNSSSSIVDTEIDQDNLCPSLAAGCPSCLLYVLISKNDPKCPRCHTVVPLPVAMKKPRIDLNISI, from the exons ATGATGGCGGCTGAAGTTAGCTCTCTGGTTAGGATTATGAACTCAGCTGGTGGTGGTGGGTTGAATGAGTCATTGTCTTCATCATCTTCAGTGAATAAATCAACGGTGTTGATCACACGGGACTTACTCGGGGGTTGTCGTTCTCTTGATTCGAAGGAATTGGACCTCGACTTGCAGGTTCCTTCTGGCTGGGAAAAGCGCCTCGACTTGAAG TCAGGAAAAGTATATTTACAGAGGTGCAATTCTTCAAATTCTTCGTCGACGACCATGGAACAGAAGCAACAAAACCATCAAACAGTTGGAAAGCTTCAAGACCTTAATTTCCCTCCTGCATCAAAGCAGCCACTCAACCTCTTCGATGAACCCAACTTAGACCTTAAGCTGCTTCCTTCATCATCCACTTCACCATCATCATCTAGTTATCACAGCGTATGCACCCTGGAAAAAGTGAAATCAGCTCTGGAAAGAGCAGAGAAACAAACAACCCGGAAACGCTCAATATCAGTGTCAATGTCATCATCTCCAACTTCGAATTCCTCATCCTCAATCGTGGATACAGAGATTGATCAAGACAACCTATGCCCTTCCCTTGCTGCTGGTTGCCCAAGTTGCCTTCTTTACGTGCTAATATCAAAGAATGATCCTAAATGCCCTCGATGCCATACTGTCGTTCCATTACCTGTGGCAATGAAGAAGCCTCGGATTGATCTTAATATATCCATATGA
- the LOC138881164 gene encoding uncharacterized protein, with protein MVYLKLLERKDDKEKRANWEQYKTSKKKAKLVVMSAKTIELHKKLYKLAKVQERKSRDLDQVNFIKDEEDKVMMKGAHIIRRWQAYFHKLLNEEGNNTIVLLDLDQAESRQDFRYYRHIKVEEVEGAMRKMRRGRATGPDKIQVKFENARA; from the coding sequence ATGGTGTACTTGAAGTTATTGGAGAGAAAAGACGATAAAGAGAAGAGGGCAAATTGGGAGCAATACAAGACATCAAAGAAGAAGGCAAAGTTAGTGGTTATGTCGGCAAAGACGATAGAATTGCACAAGAAGCTATACAAGCTAGCTAAGGTGCAAGAGAGGAAGTCACGTGACCTAGACCAAGTGAATTTCATAAAAGATGAGGAAGATAAAGTTATGATGAAAGGCGCACATATTATACGAAGATGGCAAGCATACTTCCATAAACTCTTAAATGAAGAGGGGAATAACACTATTGTGCTGCTTGATTTAGATCAAGCAGAAAGTCGACAAGATTTTAGATATTATAGGCATATTAAGGTTGAGGAAGTTGAgggggctatgcgtaagatgaggaGGGGAAGAGCGACTGGGCCAGACAAGATTCAGGTGAAATTTGAAAATGCACGGGCATGA